From Ancylobacter pratisalsi, one genomic window encodes:
- a CDS encoding Hsp20/alpha crystallin family protein, translated as MKKTDPRAFMWSDAIDMLNRAERMQRQMFRPAAVPDTAPRRHRAPCWEPPVDVLETEREILVLAALPGVDPEHMTVAIQNGVLTIAGDRVLPAEFHRAAIHRMELPQGRFERQLALPPGRYEVAHPRVVNGCLAIALRKV; from the coding sequence ATGAAAAAGACGGACCCCCGCGCGTTTATGTGGTCGGACGCCATCGACATGCTGAACCGCGCCGAACGCATGCAACGGCAGATGTTCCGGCCGGCGGCCGTGCCCGACACCGCCCCGCGACGCCACCGCGCCCCCTGCTGGGAGCCGCCGGTCGACGTGCTGGAAACCGAGCGTGAAATTCTGGTGCTTGCCGCGCTGCCGGGCGTTGATCCCGAGCATATGACGGTGGCGATCCAGAACGGCGTGCTCACCATTGCGGGCGATCGCGTGCTGCCGGCCGAGTTTCACCGCGCCGCCATTCACCGCATGGAGCTGCCGCAGGGCCGCTTCGAGCGCCAGCTCGCGCTGCCGCCCGGTCGTTATGAAGTCGCACATCCACGCGTCGTGAATGGCTGCCTCGCCATCGCGCTGCGCAAGGTTTGA
- the lon gene encoding endopeptidase La, whose translation MTHPDFETFAPLRMADGGNAGAAPATDANDTNITVPADQMIILPVRNFVLFPGVVMPVAVGRPASIAAAQQAVREGRPVGILMQRDASVEEPGAPDLHRMGVVANILRYVTAPDGTHHLVCQGEQRFRVEAFSREKPFITARVTRIEESGESSSDLEARFVHLQGQAAEVLELLPQVPAELMAAVRGANSPSGLADLVGAYMDISPDEKQELLETVDVVARMNKVSRVLAHRIEVLRLSQEIGRQTKASLDERQREVLLREQMAAIQKQLGEDEGNSQEIADLEKAILEAGMPDDVEQMARKELGRLRRMSDAGPEYGMVRSYLDWLIALPWKLPDEAPIDIAEARRILDEDHFGLPKIKQRIIEYLAVRKLAPNGKAPILCFAGPPGVGKTSLGQSIARALGRKFIRVSLGGVHDEAEIRGHRRTYVGALPGNIIQGIRKAGTRDCVMMLDEIDKMGSGIQGDPSAAMLEVLDPEQNGTFRDNYLGVPFDLSRVVFIATANMLDTIPGPLRDRMEIITLSGYTDSEKLQIAKRYLVRRQLEANGVGPEQVEVEDGALQAIIRAYTREAGVRGLEREIGRAIRHVAVGIAEGSVAEARISVDALPELLGPPVFEDEVALRVTMPGVATGLAWTPVGGDILFIEATKLPGRGGLILTGQLGDVMKESAQAAMSLVKSRASELGIDPEMLAKTDVHVHVPAGATPKDGPSAGVAMFTALVSLLTGRTVRKDTAMTGEISLRGLVLPVGGIKEKVVAAARAGLTRVMLPARNRRDYEDIPQDARDRLEFVWLERVDDAIANALEPLEPADSDTAPLRAAS comes from the coding sequence ATGACACACCCCGATTTTGAGACATTCGCGCCGCTGCGCATGGCGGATGGCGGCAATGCCGGCGCCGCGCCGGCTACCGACGCCAATGACACCAACATCACCGTGCCGGCGGATCAGATGATCATCCTGCCGGTGCGCAACTTCGTGCTGTTTCCCGGCGTCGTCATGCCGGTCGCGGTCGGCCGCCCGGCGTCCATCGCCGCCGCCCAGCAGGCGGTGCGCGAGGGACGGCCCGTGGGCATTCTCATGCAGCGCGACGCCAGCGTCGAGGAGCCCGGCGCGCCGGACCTGCATCGCATGGGCGTGGTCGCCAACATCCTGCGCTACGTCACCGCGCCGGATGGCACCCATCACCTGGTGTGCCAGGGCGAGCAGCGTTTCCGCGTCGAGGCCTTCAGCCGCGAGAAGCCGTTCATCACCGCGCGGGTGACCCGGATCGAGGAGAGCGGGGAAAGCTCGTCCGACCTCGAAGCGCGCTTCGTGCACCTGCAGGGTCAGGCCGCCGAGGTTCTGGAACTGCTGCCGCAGGTGCCGGCCGAGCTGATGGCGGCCGTGCGCGGGGCCAATTCGCCCTCCGGCCTTGCCGACCTCGTCGGCGCCTATATGGACATCTCGCCCGACGAGAAGCAGGAGCTTCTGGAAACGGTCGACGTCGTCGCGCGCATGAACAAGGTCTCGCGCGTGCTGGCGCATCGCATCGAAGTGCTGCGGCTGTCGCAGGAAATCGGCCGCCAGACCAAGGCCTCGCTGGATGAACGCCAGCGCGAGGTGCTGCTGCGCGAGCAGATGGCCGCGATCCAGAAGCAGCTCGGCGAGGATGAGGGCAACAGCCAGGAGATCGCCGACCTCGAAAAGGCGATCCTCGAGGCCGGCATGCCGGACGATGTGGAGCAGATGGCCCGCAAGGAGCTGGGCCGGCTGCGCCGCATGTCCGATGCCGGGCCGGAATACGGCATGGTGCGCTCCTATCTCGACTGGCTGATCGCCCTGCCCTGGAAGCTGCCCGACGAGGCGCCGATCGATATCGCCGAGGCGCGCAGGATTCTGGACGAGGACCATTTCGGCCTGCCCAAGATCAAGCAGCGCATCATCGAATATCTCGCCGTGCGCAAGCTGGCACCGAACGGCAAGGCCCCGATCCTGTGCTTCGCCGGCCCTCCGGGCGTCGGCAAGACATCGCTCGGCCAGTCGATCGCGCGGGCGCTGGGGCGCAAGTTCATCCGCGTCTCGCTGGGCGGCGTGCACGACGAGGCGGAAATCCGCGGCCATCGGCGCACCTATGTCGGTGCGCTGCCGGGCAACATCATCCAGGGCATCCGCAAGGCGGGCACCCGCGACTGCGTGATGATGCTGGACGAGATCGACAAGATGGGTTCCGGCATTCAGGGTGACCCGTCGGCAGCGATGCTGGAAGTGCTCGATCCCGAGCAGAACGGAACGTTCCGGGACAATTATCTGGGCGTGCCGTTCGACCTGTCGCGCGTGGTGTTCATCGCCACCGCCAACATGCTGGACACCATCCCCGGTCCGCTGCGCGACCGCATGGAGATCATCACCCTGTCGGGCTACACCGACTCGGAGAAGCTCCAGATCGCCAAGCGCTACCTGGTGCGGCGCCAGCTCGAGGCCAATGGCGTCGGCCCCGAACAGGTCGAGGTCGAGGACGGCGCGCTGCAGGCGATCATCCGCGCCTATACGCGCGAGGCTGGTGTGCGCGGTCTGGAACGCGAGATCGGCCGGGCCATCCGCCATGTCGCGGTCGGCATTGCCGAGGGCAGTGTCGCCGAGGCCCGGATCAGCGTCGACGCGCTGCCCGAGCTGCTGGGACCGCCGGTGTTCGAGGACGAAGTGGCGCTGCGTGTGACCATGCCGGGCGTCGCCACAGGCCTGGCATGGACACCGGTCGGCGGCGACATCCTCTTCATCGAGGCGACCAAGCTGCCGGGCCGGGGCGGGCTGATCCTCACCGGACAGCTGGGCGACGTGATGAAGGAGAGCGCGCAGGCGGCGATGAGCCTGGTGAAGAGCCGCGCCAGCGAGCTCGGCATCGACCCGGAGATGCTCGCCAAGACCGACGTGCACGTCCATGTGCCCGCCGGCGCCACGCCGAAGGACGGGCCGAGCGCGGGCGTGGCCATGTTCACCGCCCTGGTCTCGCTGCTCACGGGCCGCACCGTGCGCAAGGACACGGCGATGACCGGCGAGATCTCCCTGCGCGGGCTGGTGCTGCCGGTCGGCGGCATCAAGGAGAAGGTGGTCGCCGCCGCGCGCGCCGGCCTGACACGGGTGATGCTGCCCGCCCGCAACCGCCGCGACTATGAGGACATTCCTCAGGACGCGCGCGACCGGCTGGAGTTCGTCTGGCTGGAGCGGGTGGACGATGCCATCGCCAACGCGCTGGAACCGCTGGAGCCGGCGGATTCCGACACCGCGCCGCTGCGCGCGGCGAGCTGA
- a CDS encoding phospholipase D-like domain-containing protein: protein MSSFFSHYWPHIVLIASTGIGLAAAIHAAMTKDDVRAAIGWVGVIMLSPILGALLYLVAGINRIRQTSAGRRRASQHRRRKHEQPPVAIALSPSLSAMKRLGDYVGTFPLSTGNAVQLLDSGDETYPQMIAAINAATRHVALSSYIFDNDPIGTAVADALIAAHRRGVAVRVLIDAIGARYSRPSIVGRLREGGVTTELFMGNLIGMRLPYANLRSHRKILIVDGDLGFTGGMNIRAQFTSEFGADDPARDTHFRLEGPAVEQLLTVFCQDWAFTCGEELEGPAWAEAPAGPPRGPVAVRVVPSGPDHNLANAHNMIMGALSIAQNSVHICSPYFLPDQQLIGALTIAGRRGVEVDVVIPSANNLKLVDHAMTAQLDQVLVGECRVWRARGMFDHSKLMAVDGCWAYVGSSNLDPRSLRLNFELDLELYDPAIARQVEARIKAMVGSGSAETLARLKSLSFLQRLRNRAIWLASPYL from the coding sequence ATGAGCAGCTTTTTCTCGCATTACTGGCCACACATCGTTCTGATCGCCAGTACCGGCATCGGCCTGGCGGCGGCCATTCATGCCGCGATGACCAAGGACGACGTGCGCGCCGCGATCGGCTGGGTCGGCGTGATCATGCTCTCGCCGATCCTGGGAGCCCTGCTCTACCTTGTCGCGGGCATCAACCGCATCCGGCAGACCAGCGCCGGCCGCCGGCGCGCCAGCCAGCACCGGCGCCGCAAGCACGAACAGCCGCCGGTCGCCATCGCGCTGTCCCCCAGCCTGTCGGCCATGAAGCGGCTGGGCGATTATGTCGGCACGTTTCCGCTTTCCACGGGCAATGCCGTGCAGCTGCTCGACAGCGGCGACGAGACCTACCCGCAGATGATCGCCGCGATCAACGCGGCCACACGCCATGTCGCGCTGTCGAGCTACATCTTCGACAATGATCCGATCGGCACCGCCGTCGCCGATGCGCTGATCGCCGCGCACCGGCGCGGCGTCGCGGTGCGGGTGCTGATCGACGCCATCGGCGCGCGCTATTCGCGCCCCTCCATCGTGGGGCGGCTGCGCGAGGGTGGGGTGACGACCGAGCTGTTCATGGGCAACCTGATCGGGATGCGGCTGCCCTATGCGAACCTGCGCAGCCACCGCAAGATCCTGATCGTCGACGGCGATCTGGGCTTCACCGGAGGCATGAACATCCGCGCCCAGTTCACCTCCGAATTCGGCGCCGACGACCCTGCGCGCGACACCCATTTCCGCCTTGAGGGGCCGGCGGTCGAGCAGCTGCTCACCGTGTTCTGTCAGGACTGGGCGTTCACCTGCGGCGAGGAACTGGAAGGCCCGGCCTGGGCGGAAGCCCCCGCCGGCCCGCCGCGCGGCCCGGTGGCGGTGCGGGTGGTGCCCTCAGGTCCCGACCACAACCTCGCCAACGCCCACAACATGATCATGGGCGCGCTGTCGATTGCGCAGAACAGCGTGCACATCTGTTCGCCCTATTTCCTGCCGGACCAGCAATTGATCGGCGCACTGACCATTGCCGGGCGGCGCGGCGTCGAGGTCGACGTCGTCATTCCCTCCGCCAACAATCTGAAGCTGGTGGACCACGCCATGACCGCGCAGCTCGACCAGGTGCTGGTGGGAGAGTGCCGGGTGTGGCGGGCGAGGGGCATGTTCGACCATTCCAAGCTGATGGCCGTGGACGGTTGCTGGGCCTATGTCGGCTCGTCCAACCTCGACCCCCGCAGCCTGCGGCTGAACTTCGAGCTCGACCTCGAACTCTACGATCCCGCCATCGCCCGGCAGGTCGAGGCCCGCATCAAGGCCATGGTCGGCTCGGGAAGCGCGGAGACGCTTGCGAGGCTGAAGTCGCTCTCCTTCCTGCAGCGGCTGCGCAACCGCGCGATCTGGCTCGCCTCGCCCTATCTGTGA
- a CDS encoding glutamine synthetase beta-grasp domain-containing protein, whose translation MTKYKLEYIWLDGYTPVPNLRGKTQIKEFDSFPSLEELPLWGFDGSSTMQAEGRSSDCVLKPVAVYPDPARKHGVLVMCEVMLPDGVTPHSTNARATILDDDGAWFGFEQEYFFYKDGRPLGFPEHGYPSPQGPYYTGVGFKNVGDVAREIVEEHLELCLESGINHEGINAEVAKGQWEFQIFGKGSKKAADEVWMARYLLQRLTEKYGIDIEYHCKPLGDTDWNGSGMHCNFSTAYLREVGGKEYFEALMAAFEKNLDDHISVYGPDNHLRLTGKHETAPWNKFSYGVADRGASIRVPHSFIKNDYKGYLEDRRPNSQGDPYAIASQVLKTISEVPTKASAAA comes from the coding sequence ATGACGAAGTACAAACTCGAGTATATTTGGCTCGACGGCTATACGCCGGTCCCCAATCTGCGCGGCAAGACGCAGATCAAGGAATTCGACAGCTTCCCCTCGCTCGAGGAACTCCCCCTTTGGGGCTTTGACGGTTCGTCCACCATGCAGGCCGAGGGCCGCAGCTCCGACTGCGTGCTGAAGCCGGTCGCGGTCTACCCCGACCCGGCCCGCAAGCATGGCGTGCTGGTGATGTGCGAAGTGATGCTGCCGGACGGCGTCACCCCGCACTCGACCAATGCGCGCGCCACCATCCTGGACGATGACGGGGCCTGGTTCGGCTTCGAGCAGGAATATTTCTTCTACAAGGACGGTCGTCCGCTCGGCTTCCCCGAGCACGGCTATCCCTCGCCGCAGGGCCCGTACTACACCGGCGTCGGCTTCAAGAATGTCGGCGACGTGGCCCGCGAGATCGTCGAGGAGCATCTCGAGCTCTGCCTCGAGTCCGGCATCAACCACGAAGGCATCAACGCGGAAGTCGCGAAGGGCCAGTGGGAATTCCAGATCTTCGGCAAGGGCTCCAAGAAGGCCGCCGACGAGGTGTGGATGGCCCGCTACCTGCTCCAGCGCCTGACCGAGAAGTACGGCATCGACATCGAGTACCACTGCAAGCCGCTCGGCGACACCGACTGGAACGGCTCGGGCATGCACTGCAACTTCTCGACCGCCTATCTGCGCGAAGTGGGCGGCAAGGAGTATTTCGAGGCGCTCATGGCGGCCTTCGAGAAGAACCTCGATGACCACATCTCCGTCTACGGCCCGGACAACCATCTGCGCCTGACCGGCAAGCACGAGACCGCGCCGTGGAACAAGTTCAGCTACGGTGTGGCTGATCGTGGCGCCTCGATCCGCGTCCCGCACTCGTTCATCAAGAACGACTACAAGGGCTATCTCGAGGATCGCCGCCCGAACTCCCAGGGCGACCCCTATGCCATCGCCTCGCAGGTCCTGAAGACCATTTCGGAAGTCCCGACCAAGGCGTCTGCCGCGGCCTGA
- a CDS encoding DUF2735 domain-containing protein, protein MNTSYERENANIYAFPVGGRAGLAARRVDGRPIAELPPRIADVAFGGSWYHEEAVREERSPKR, encoded by the coding sequence ATGAACACGAGCTATGAACGCGAGAACGCGAATATTTACGCGTTCCCGGTCGGTGGCCGTGCCGGTCTCGCCGCGCGGCGCGTGGATGGCCGACCGATCGCCGAATTGCCCCCTCGTATCGCCGACGTCGCCTTTGGCGGCAGCTGGTATCACGAGGAAGCCGTACGCGAGGAGCGCTCTCCCAAGCGCTGA
- a CDS encoding glutaminase yields the protein MPDLESVVRDIAEEMRERSDRGDVATYIPELASVSPAAFGIAVAGADGEMVAAGDCDMPFSIQSISKAFTLTLALGKVGDRVWRRVGREPSGSPFNSIVQLEAEHGIPRNPFINAGAIAVTDIILSGHQPREALGEILRFMQFLAEDNSIFIDEAVAASEQRTGFRNRALANYMKSFDVLENPVDYTLGVYFHHCAIAMSCRQLAMAGRFLAHNGRNPATGLSVVSAERARRINAVMLTCGHYDGSGEFAYRVGLPGKSGVGGGILAIAPGKASIAVWSPGLDASGNSHLGRIALEALTQRMGWSVFGV from the coding sequence GTGCCCGATCTTGAAAGCGTCGTCCGGGACATCGCCGAGGAAATGCGCGAGCGTTCCGACCGTGGCGACGTCGCCACCTATATTCCCGAGCTCGCCAGCGTCAGCCCGGCCGCCTTCGGCATCGCCGTCGCGGGGGCGGATGGCGAGATGGTCGCCGCCGGCGATTGCGACATGCCGTTCTCGATCCAGAGCATTTCGAAGGCCTTCACCCTCACCCTGGCCCTGGGCAAGGTGGGGGATCGGGTGTGGCGGCGTGTGGGCCGCGAGCCGTCCGGCAGCCCGTTCAACTCCATTGTCCAGCTTGAGGCCGAGCACGGCATTCCGCGCAACCCGTTCATCAATGCCGGGGCGATCGCGGTGACGGACATCATCCTGTCCGGCCATCAGCCGCGCGAGGCGCTGGGTGAGATTCTGCGTTTCATGCAGTTTCTTGCCGAGGACAATTCCATCTTCATCGACGAGGCGGTGGCCGCGTCGGAGCAGCGCACCGGCTTTCGCAACCGCGCGCTCGCCAACTACATGAAATCGTTCGACGTGCTGGAGAACCCGGTCGACTACACGCTGGGTGTCTATTTCCACCATTGCGCCATCGCCATGTCCTGCCGTCAGCTGGCGATGGCGGGGCGCTTCCTCGCTCACAACGGGCGAAACCCGGCCACCGGCCTGTCGGTGGTGTCGGCGGAGCGGGCGCGGCGCATCAACGCGGTGATGCTCACCTGCGGTCATTATGACGGGTCGGGAGAGTTTGCCTATCGCGTCGGTCTGCCCGGCAAGAGCGGGGTGGGCGGCGGCATTCTGGCCATCGCGCCGGGCAAGGCCTCGATCGCGGTGTGGTCGCCGGGGCTGGATGCCAGCGGCAATTCACATCTCGGGCGCATCGCGCTGGAGGCGCTGACGCAGCGAATGGGGTGGTCGGTGTTCGGCGTCTGA